From one Melospiza melodia melodia isolate bMelMel2 chromosome 6, bMelMel2.pri, whole genome shotgun sequence genomic stretch:
- the LOC134420170 gene encoding serine protease inhibitor 2.1-like, translating to MKFLQCLCLLLAALCAVTHCCPEEICHEVNNTNLQDGRENLLTYSCEKKGSNHPDFVFRFYKQVSSKEADKNVFFSPMSISTAFAMLAVGAKSTTLSQIFEGLGFDDLTETRINYVHESFHKVLSVLNCADVNITLNIGNALFTATGYEPQELFLQNTKKFYDADVFSSDFHKPEEATKQINKYVEDKTKGKIPELVGHLDPSTVLVLVNYIYFKAAWEMSFDPLRTHEDDFFVNPNASVRVNMMQHDGISKVYYDQELSCVVVELPYQGTARALLVLPDDGKMKQVEDALSKETVCKWDSKLVTRRLNLQLPKFSISGSYDVKTLFEQMGITEVFSGNADLSGISGNHNLQVSQAIHKALLEVDEAGTEAAGATAIIFTRVSFTSHAIKFNRPFLILISDKQTGITLFMGKIVDPTKE from the exons ATGAAGTTTCTCCAGTGCCTGTGTTTACTCCTTGCTGCTCTTTGTGCTGTAACCCATTGCTGCCCTGAAGAGATTTGCCATGAAGTCAACAATACTAATCTGCAAGATGGAAGAGAAAATTTATTAACATATAGCTGTGAAAAGAAAGGTTCTAACCATCCAGATTTTGTATTTAGATTTTACAAGCAGGTTTCATCAAAAGAAGCTGATAAAAATGTGTTCTTTTCTCCTATGAGCATCTCCACTGCCTTTGCCATGCTGGCTGTTGGTGCTAAATCAACGACTCTCTCTCAGATTTTTGAAGGACTGGGCTTTGATGACCTGACTGAAACTCGCATAAATTATGTACATGAAAGTTTTCACAAAGTTTTGTCAGTACTGAACTGTGCTGATGTTAACATCACATTAAATATAGGGAATGCCCTTTTCACAGCGACTGGGTATGAACCACAGGAGTTGTTTCTACAAAATACCAAAAAATTTTATGATGCAGATGTTTTCTCCAGTGATTTTCATAAACCAGAAGAAGCTacaaagcaaatcaataaatatGTAGAAGACAAAACTAAGGGGAAAATTCCTGAATTAGTTGGTCATCTTGATCCAAGTACTGTGCTGGTTCTTGTTAATTATATTTACTTTAAAG CTGCCTGGGAAATGTCTTTCGATCCTTTGCGCACACATGAGGATGATTTTTTTGTGAACCCAAATGCATCTGTTAGAGTCAACATGATGCAGCATGATGGTATCTCAAAGGTTTACTATGACCAGGAGCTCTCCTGTGTGGTGGTAGAGCTTCCTTACCAGGGCACTGCACGAGCATTGCTTGTTCTGCCTGATGATGGAAAGATGAAGCAAGTGGAAGATGCTCTCTCCAAGGAAACAGTTTGTAAATGGGACAGCAAACTTGTGACCAG GAGATTAAATCTGCAGTTGCCAAAGTTTTCTATTAGTGGGTCTTACGATGTTAAAACCCTGTTTGAGCAAATGGGCATTACTGAAGTGTTCTCAGGTAATGCTGATCTGTCTGGAATTAGTGGCAACCACAATCTCCAGGTTTCACAA GCAATTCACAAGGCCTTGCTGGAAGTTGATGAGGCTGGAACTGAAGCTGCAGGAGCCACTGCCATCATCTTTACCAGAGTTTCGTTTACTTCTCATGCCATCAAATTCAACAGGCCCTTCCTTATTTTGATCTCTGACAAACAAACTGGCATCACACTTTTCATGGGGAAAATTGTTGATCCTACTAAGGAGTAA